A part of Methanohalobium evestigatum Z-7303 genomic DNA contains:
- a CDS encoding adenosylhomocysteinase, with protein sequence MVDDTLLESGNQKIEWARNHMPVLSIIRDGFASEKPLKGCRIAMALHVEAKTAVLVETLASGGAEIAITGCNPLSTQDDVAAALDTRDNVSCYAKYNASRSEYYESINKVLDINPDITVDDGGDLIFTLHKTRQELLSGIKGGTEETTTGVYRLDSMSKDNALKMPVIAVNNAFTKYLFDNRYGTGQSTWDAINRTTNLLVAGKDVVVAGYGWCGRGCSMRAKGLGANVIVTEVNPVRALEARMDGYRVMTMDEAAKIGEIFITTTGNVSVLTRDHFKLMKDGVILANSGHFNVEMNLEELESMSKTVRTVRENIKEYHLGDRRIYLLADGRLVNLAAGDGHPAEVMDMSFSNQALCIRHLVDNDLDIDVHAVPPEIDTYIAELKLKALGIEIDELTTEQEKYMREWEHGT encoded by the coding sequence ATGCCTGTACTGTCGATAATAAGGGATGGTTTCGCATCTGAAAAACCACTTAAAGGCTGCAGGATAGCCATGGCACTGCATGTGGAAGCCAAAACCGCCGTTCTTGTGGAGACACTTGCGTCAGGAGGTGCTGAAATCGCTATAACCGGTTGTAATCCCTTGAGTACGCAGGACGATGTTGCTGCAGCATTGGATACAAGGGACAATGTTTCATGTTACGCAAAGTATAATGCTTCCAGAAGTGAGTATTATGAATCCATTAATAAAGTACTGGATATTAATCCGGATATAACCGTAGATGACGGTGGAGACCTTATATTTACACTCCATAAAACCCGTCAGGAATTACTCTCTGGTATTAAAGGAGGCACAGAAGAAACCACCACTGGTGTTTACAGGCTCGATTCCATGAGTAAAGACAATGCTTTAAAAATGCCAGTGATAGCTGTAAACAACGCATTTACCAAATACCTTTTTGATAACCGGTATGGTACAGGTCAGTCAACATGGGATGCTATAAATAGAACCACCAATCTGTTGGTTGCGGGCAAAGACGTCGTTGTTGCTGGTTATGGTTGGTGTGGTCGCGGCTGTTCCATGCGTGCAAAGGGTCTTGGCGCCAATGTCATAGTAACAGAAGTAAATCCTGTAAGAGCACTCGAGGCGCGTATGGATGGATATCGCGTGATGACAATGGATGAAGCTGCAAAAATAGGTGAGATTTTTATAACAACCACCGGTAATGTTTCAGTCCTTACCAGAGACCATTTTAAATTAATGAAGGATGGAGTAATTCTTGCTAATTCCGGTCATTTTAATGTGGAAATGAATCTGGAAGAACTTGAATCAATGTCAAAAACAGTGCGTACAGTACGCGAAAACATCAAGGAATACCATCTTGGTGACCGCAGAATATATTTACTTGCAGATGGCCGTCTTGTAAATCTGGCAGCAGGGGATGGTCATCCTGCAGAAGTAATGGATATGAGTTTTTCAAATCAGGCGCTTTGTATTCGCCATCTTGTAGATAATGACCTTGATATTGATGTGCATGCAGTACCACCAGAAATCGATACCTATATCGCTGAACTGAAACTAAAGGCACTCGGAATTGAAATAGATGAATTGACCACAGAGCAGGAAAAATATATGCGTGAATGGGAACACGGAACATAA